Within Brachionichthys hirsutus isolate HB-005 unplaced genomic scaffold, CSIRO-AGI_Bhir_v1 contig_1327, whole genome shotgun sequence, the genomic segment AAAATAAATCATCCGGTCAGTGTTCGGGGTCACATTAGTTTAAAGTTACTTTTACTTTACGCCTTACTGCTCATAGATGAGCGCGATTTAAACGTAACATTCAGCTCATGTATCTATTAATAATCAGGACCAGTTAATCAACAGACTGGATGGTAAATAAAAAGCTCAAATCCAGTTGCGTAAATGTTAAGATTCAGAGAAGCGCAGCGCCGAGCGGATCGTGGATCTCCTCTGACGCCAATGTGCTTTGCCAGCCTGGCTAATTTACGTGGGCGCACACTCCCCGGGATCTCTCGCCAACCCACGacgctaaaaaaaaataatttacagtttAACGTTATCCCGACCGGGAGCCACAATAAGCTCCAACATAAACAACCCGCGATCTGCGCGCTTTGCCAGGCAGGACTGGAGGGTGGCTGGTCCGAACGCACCAGCCGagctctttttttgttgttggcacGCCgcggaggaaggaaaaaaaaaaacacattagcGTTGCGCCGAAAACCCACCAAAGCGCGCAGCAGCTGCGAGAAACACGAGCCGGAACCGGAGCGGATCAGAACGGGGACGGTTCAGATACCTTATTGCATCGGTAGGATCGTCCTCAAGCGTTCGCTGCCATCCCTCCCGTTCATCTCACAGCCGTCGGGACGCCATGTTGCGGAGCTTATGACCTTAGGCTTCCTCACCCCTGACCCACATTTGAATAGAAACCAGCCCAGAGTGCAGCGGAGAGAGAAAACATCCCACTGTGGGAGGGCTCGGCCCCTTTCTCAGCGCAGGATCCCTGGCAACGTTACCTGCAGGATGGTAgagccaaggggggggggggggggggggcatagggCCCCCCACTCCACAAAGCGCACTCTGCAGCTCCACGCTCAAagcgtcttttttttattgtacattGTTTGGCCTTATCGTTGaataaaattaagaaataaaccgtttttttaatgatttatttcatttagatgCAACCAATAATCGTGTTCCGTGACAGGATGTTATgtgtgaatgaaataaaagcgcCTTAACgcagtttaatgtttaatgggGGGTAAACGAAATGATGTTTACCGTCACAAAGTTTCACTTTAGACGACGCACCGATACAGAAGACGGAGCTCGACGGTTTTTTGCGCGTAACGGTCTTTATTGGTAGAATATGCGCAACTCAGGGATCATTTATTTACTGGGTTTATTATAATCgcctcaaataaatccactttCCCCAATTTGTAAAGGCATTTGTTGAACTTAATGAAAGATGAGTAATTAAATTGTTTACCTCAAAGGCTAGATCTAAAGATTGCGTGGCCATACTTCAGACATATCAGAATTAAGAATATATGGTCAGGGTTCCGGCACTGGGCCCAGATGTGCGGGGCGGGGCGTGACGATCTGCTGGCTCCGCCTCTTTGCACAGGAGACCCGGACCAGCCTTTATCCAATAGTAAAGATGATAGGCCGCACCTACAAGCCACTTATTGACCGTCTATCGAAGTGATTACCTTGATGAATATAAATGGACTGTTCGTGTCCAGCGACATCACACTGATTGACCCCAAAGTATAGCGTGCGTAATGCTTATAGTTCACGTTCCGTGCGTAAAGACTGTATGGCGCATTGCCAAAGAACTCTCCTGCCACTCTGTGTTAGCTGAGGGATCTAcatcctctggggggggggataaatcaATGCGTTTACATGACgcacaaaatcaataaacagtTTCTGGATTATGATAACTCTGTATCTGTTTTATGTAGTCCTAAATGTTTGTTGGGAACTATACACAACTGTATGCAAATATGCCACAGGCTCATTgggatgtatttttatttattttgcatgttttacaCAAGGACATTttcagagaaagacaaaggaaaaaTAAGCGTGTACTGATAAGTTTAGGACGACCTTTATTTGCCCATATAGATATATAGACTCAACAACTTGATTAAGAATTAATTTGTAATTTTCATCACTAATTTGAACAACATTTCTCATCCCAAGACATCTAGAATGAACATCTAAGAGCAATTGAAACAATAGAAAGTCGTTCAGTGTCCGAAGTCTCTGCCTGGAAGACATTTCTAAAGTCTCCCTAGAAACACGACGTGTATGGAAGCAATCCATAGACGTCGTCCTCCGTGCGTCCTCACAAAGCGATGCGAACCGGGTTCTCTTTGGACCGAGCCGTCCATGATATACTGccttaagagagagagaaaagcatgaAATGTAACTTTAAATTGTTAGTTGTTGATCCAATTAAACTGAAAGCGTTTGTCtgtacaaagaaacaaagaaatgtaaatatcaCAAAACATGTTCAGCTAAAAAGTAATGTCACACGTCAAATCACACAATGTTCCATATATGCAAAATCGTAATTTGCCTGCGTAAACATACATCTAGTGCTCCATCGTATCCATGACAACGATTATGATAAATTGAGCAACGTATCATCCTACAGACAGTGGCGTTGCGAGAGTCTCTTGGGGCTCCTGCtccaagcaagaaatccctgggcccccaccccaccccacccgcgCAGCGTGGGGAGCCAGATGACATTGCAGCATCCTTGGGTCATCTGCTGAAGAGATGGCTTAGTGCTCCCCCTGGCGGCTACAAATACACAGGCTTTCCTCAGTTCAGCCATGGTTCCGGTTCAGAGGAGAAATCCGACATATACTGGGGGCAAAATCAGAAATATCCAACAACGCATTCCTGTTGAATGAAGATGTACAATAGCAAATACAAATTTTATTTGCATGAAATGCATGCAGCCTCTTGTCTTTATAATTATGTGAATGATTTATCTGACAACAAAAAATTGAATTTAGGAAGAAAAAATCCGACTCGTGTATAGTACAAGACTCGCTGTCCGTCATAGCTGTGATTAAAATGACATAAACTATCATTTCAAGAAGTCTTGCATGCAGGTCGTTTTTGAAGAATAGATCGCCTGGTGGGGACTATCCTCTGGCCATGTTTGATCAGTGCTCGATAAGATGACACTTGTTTGCACCGAAGCCTCTGCCCTCCAGAGACGGAGACTGCTTTGTTGACATCCTGTCTCATCCATAAATAGTCACCCTGAGAGCCGGTCCCCGGTCGGAGGGGGCGGAAGGAGGATGCTCCTCAACACCACCACGGTGCCCCTGTCTGTGGATTTCGACACTCCCGCAgacttcttcatcttcatcttccacCTCCTGTTCGCCACTAGCGTCGTGCTCGTGGCCGGCTCGGTGGTCGTCGGGATCACCTTCACCCGCTCTCTGAGGAGCCAGAACCGCTTCACGTTCATGCTGAACACGAGCATCAGCGACACCCTGACCGGCCTCTCGGTCTTCTACCTCGGCCTCTTCGACGTGCAGGAGGGCTACCCCTCCCGGAACGGCACGTTCTACATCGTGCCCTCGTTCCTGGGTGTAAACGTGCTGACCTTCCTCTTCGCTCAGTTTGACCGCTACTTTGCAGTGTGCCATCCGTTCTTCTACCGCCGCTGCGTAAAAAGGTTTTTAGTCATCGGGGTCTGTGCGTTTTGCTGGGTTTACGTATACGCGATTCTCACTGTGCAGAACATGGTGCCTGTCTCCACGGCAGCGCGGATAAATGCGTTTGGTGTCATGACCCTGCAGATTATTGTTGTCATTAAAGTGCTGATGACCATTAAATTATACATCATAGCCAGGAATCAGCTGGGGCGAGAGGCGCCCGGTGCTGAGAGAGACGGCAAAAGGGAGTCGCTGCGAATCATCGTTTTTGTGGTGATGTGCTTCTTGGCTCTTTGGTGTCCATCCTTCATTAATATAATTGTCAGACAGCTCACAGGGAAAGGCATGAGGTTTCGGAATGAAGCTACTAACCTGTTC encodes:
- the LOC137917263 gene encoding sphingosine 1-phosphate receptor 3-like, with amino-acid sequence MLLNTTTVPLSVDFDTPADFFIFIFHLLFATSVVLVAGSVVVGITFTRSLRSQNRFTFMLNTSISDTLTGLSVFYLGLFDVQEGYPSRNGTFYIVPSFLGVNVLTFLFAQFDRYFAVCHPFFYRRCVKRFLVIGVCAFCWVYVYAILTVQNMVPVSTAARINAFGVMTLQIIVVIKVLMTIKLYIIARNQLGREAPGAERDGKRESLRIIVFVVMCFLALWCPSFINIIVRQLTGKGMRFRNEATNLFAIMARLNALVTPAVYIWGSPALRGAVWRAVWRRICPRCKK